In one window of Bradyrhizobium sp. AZCC 1721 DNA:
- a CDS encoding YciI family protein: MLYAILCYHDEDTVGSWTKEQDAAVMKKLSVVQDKLTKQGRLGPVARLLPTTAATTLRKDDPPLVLDGPYAETKEQLLGFYLVDCKDLDEALGVARDLGAANPGGAYEIRPVGHFTAGSVQP; the protein is encoded by the coding sequence ATGCTGTACGCCATTCTTTGCTATCACGATGAAGACACCGTCGGTTCCTGGACCAAGGAACAGGACGCCGCGGTCATGAAGAAATTGTCCGTTGTGCAGGACAAATTGACCAAACAGGGCCGGCTCGGCCCGGTCGCGCGTCTGTTGCCGACCACGGCGGCGACCACGCTGCGCAAGGACGATCCGCCGCTGGTGCTGGACGGCCCCTATGCCGAAACCAAGGAACAGTTGCTCGGCTTCTATCTCGTCGACTGCAAGGACCTCGACGAGGCGCTCGGCGTCGCCCGAGATCTCGGCGCGGCCAATCCCGGCGGCGCCTACGAGATCCGTCCCGTCGGCCACTTCACGGCGGGGAGCGTGCAGCCATGA
- a CDS encoding TetR/AcrR family transcriptional regulator — MVQKRKKPPVPRIDAPIPPKRRGRPRAYEPGVALGKALDLFRRDGFAATSLDDLSAATGMNRPSLYGAFGDKRELFIKSYRRYRDDARVAMGDIFRNELPIRKRLERIYAVALDIYLSGESGPRGCFTVMTAASEAVHDPDIRAMVLEGFAELDKAFATCFRLAQEKGELQASADATVLAQLASATIHTIAIRARAQVPRKELEAIVNGAIDVMVGAAK; from the coding sequence ATGGTACAAAAAAGGAAGAAGCCTCCGGTCCCCCGGATCGATGCCCCAATCCCGCCCAAGCGGCGGGGCCGCCCGCGCGCCTATGAGCCGGGCGTGGCGCTCGGCAAGGCGCTCGACCTGTTTCGGAGGGACGGTTTTGCGGCCACTTCGCTCGACGATCTCTCCGCCGCCACCGGCATGAACCGGCCGAGCCTCTATGGCGCGTTCGGCGACAAGCGCGAACTCTTCATCAAGAGCTACCGTCGCTATCGCGACGACGCGCGGGTCGCGATGGGGGACATCTTCCGGAACGAGCTGCCGATCCGAAAACGCCTCGAACGCATCTACGCGGTGGCGCTCGACATCTATCTGTCCGGCGAATCCGGTCCGCGCGGGTGCTTCACCGTGATGACCGCAGCCTCCGAGGCCGTGCATGACCCCGATATCCGCGCGATGGTGCTGGAAGGCTTTGCCGAACTCGACAAGGCATTTGCCACCTGTTTCCGGCTCGCCCAGGAAAAGGGCGAGCTACAGGCGAGCGCCGACGCGACCGTGCTGGCGCAACTTGCCTCCGCCACCATTCACACCATCGCCATCCGCGCCCGCGCTCAGGTGCCGCGCAAGGAACTGGAGGCGATCGTCAACGGTGCGATCGACGTGATGGTCGGGGCGGCGAAATAA
- a CDS encoding 2-hydroxyacid dehydrogenase, which produces MTKGALALLVHGGTENWSPQRWKSRFDEVCAGRSVLLLPDASFDPAEVHYAAVWKPHPGELAAFPNLRVIFNLGAGVDALMADRSLPDVPLVRVAVGDLTARMTEYVVLHVLMHHRQEPYLRESQREKRWAPKSQWAAGAITVGIMGLGTLGTDAADVLRRLGFRVAGWSRSPRTIEGIECFHGEAQLEAFLRRTDILVCLLPLTPETRHILNRGLFEKLNRTSPLGAPVVINAGRGGLQNEADILQCLDDGTLGGGSLDVYATEPLPADSRFWTHPKVVLTPHNAADTDPDEISKYVAQQIARFEEGGALENVVDRKRGY; this is translated from the coding sequence ATGACGAAGGGTGCGCTTGCGCTGCTGGTGCATGGCGGGACCGAAAACTGGTCGCCGCAGCGCTGGAAGAGCCGGTTCGACGAGGTTTGCGCTGGGCGGTCCGTGCTACTGTTGCCGGATGCGTCGTTCGATCCAGCGGAGGTGCATTACGCGGCGGTGTGGAAGCCGCATCCGGGCGAGCTTGCCGCCTTCCCCAACCTGCGTGTCATCTTCAATCTCGGCGCGGGCGTCGATGCGCTGATGGCCGATCGCTCATTGCCTGACGTGCCGCTGGTGCGCGTCGCGGTCGGCGACCTCACCGCGCGGATGACCGAATATGTCGTGCTGCATGTCCTGATGCACCACCGGCAGGAGCCGTACTTGCGCGAGTCGCAGCGCGAAAAGCGTTGGGCGCCGAAATCGCAATGGGCGGCGGGCGCAATTACGGTCGGTATCATGGGGCTGGGTACGCTCGGCACTGACGCCGCCGACGTGCTGCGGCGGCTGGGCTTTCGTGTCGCAGGCTGGAGCCGCAGCCCGCGAACGATCGAGGGCATCGAATGCTTTCACGGCGAAGCGCAGCTCGAGGCATTCCTGCGGCGCACCGACATTCTGGTATGCCTCCTGCCGCTGACGCCGGAGACGCGGCACATTCTCAATCGCGGGCTGTTTGAGAAACTGAATCGCACGAGCCCGCTCGGCGCGCCGGTCGTGATCAACGCCGGCCGCGGCGGCCTGCAGAACGAGGCCGACATTTTGCAATGCCTCGATGACGGCACGCTCGGCGGCGGCTCGCTCGACGTCTATGCCACCGAGCCGCTGCCCGCCGACAGCCGGTTCTGGACCCATCCAAAGGTGGTGCTGACCCCGCACAATGCCGCCGACACCGATCCCGACGAGATATCGAAATATGTCGCGCAGCAGATCGCGCGGTTTGAGGAAGGCGGCGCGCTGGAGAATGTGGTGGATCGAAAGCGGGGGTATTGA
- a CDS encoding methyl-accepting chemotaxis protein: MFQFLKSSSTDKALADALGRSQAVIEFAMDGTILTANNNFLKTLGYSLGEIKGKHHSMFVDPSQRDSAAYRDFWTALKRGEYQAAEYRRIGKGGKEVWIQATYNPVLDGSGKPCKIVKFATDITARKIKSMEDASQVAAINRTQAVIAFEMDGTVITANDNFLKAMGYALAEIQGKHHSMFVGPSERDSAAYRQFWAGLNRGESQQAEYKRIGKGGKEVWILASYNPVLDEKGKPFRVVKFATDITSQKLSTADLAGQIAAIGKAQAVIEFKMDGTIIGANQNFLRTVGYALDEIRGRHHSMFVEQSERDSAAYREFWAALNRGEYQAAEYKRIGKHGKEVWIQASYNPILDLNGKPFKVVKYATDTTAQALVRMGNERVRGMMESVAAGAEELNASVREISEAMTKSRETAATAVGRVEAADAQAQRLNEAAQAMSGIVELIGNITGQINLLALNATIESARAGEAGRGFAVVASEVKNLATQAKQATDKIGQEISNLNGISGDVVGALDSIKSAIQGVSEYVTATAAAVEEQSTVTGEMSANMQRAAAEAKAIAQRAGG; this comes from the coding sequence GTGTTTCAATTTCTCAAGAGCTCCTCGACAGACAAAGCGCTTGCCGACGCTCTCGGCCGCTCGCAGGCCGTTATCGAGTTCGCCATGGACGGCACGATTCTCACCGCCAACAACAATTTCCTCAAAACCCTCGGCTACTCGCTCGGCGAAATCAAGGGCAAGCATCACAGCATGTTCGTCGATCCGTCGCAGCGTGACAGCGCGGCGTACCGCGACTTCTGGACAGCGCTCAAGCGCGGCGAATACCAGGCCGCCGAATACAGGCGGATCGGCAAGGGCGGTAAGGAAGTCTGGATCCAGGCGACCTACAACCCCGTGCTCGACGGCAGCGGCAAACCCTGCAAGATCGTGAAATTCGCGACCGACATCACTGCCCGCAAGATCAAGAGCATGGAGGATGCCAGCCAGGTCGCCGCGATCAACCGTACGCAGGCGGTCATTGCGTTCGAGATGGACGGCACCGTCATCACCGCCAATGACAACTTCCTGAAAGCGATGGGCTACGCGCTCGCCGAAATCCAGGGCAAGCATCACAGCATGTTCGTCGGTCCGTCGGAGCGCGACAGCGCCGCCTACCGGCAGTTCTGGGCGGGCCTCAACCGCGGCGAAAGCCAACAGGCCGAGTACAAGCGGATCGGCAAGGGCGGGAAGGAAGTCTGGATTCTCGCCTCCTACAACCCTGTGCTCGATGAGAAGGGCAAGCCGTTCCGGGTGGTGAAATTCGCCACCGATATCACCAGCCAGAAACTTTCGACCGCCGATCTCGCCGGCCAGATTGCCGCCATCGGCAAGGCGCAGGCCGTGATCGAGTTCAAGATGGACGGTACCATCATCGGCGCCAACCAGAACTTCCTCCGGACAGTCGGTTACGCGCTGGACGAGATCCGCGGCCGGCACCACAGCATGTTCGTCGAACAGTCGGAGCGCGACAGCGCGGCCTATCGTGAATTCTGGGCGGCGCTCAACCGCGGGGAATATCAGGCGGCCGAATACAAGCGGATCGGCAAGCACGGCAAGGAGGTCTGGATCCAGGCGTCCTACAATCCGATCCTCGACCTCAACGGCAAGCCGTTCAAGGTGGTGAAATACGCCACCGACACCACCGCGCAGGCGCTGGTCCGGATGGGCAACGAGCGCGTGCGCGGCATGATGGAATCGGTGGCGGCAGGCGCCGAGGAACTGAACGCCTCGGTCCGGGAAATCTCCGAAGCCATGACCAAGTCGCGCGAGACGGCGGCGACCGCGGTCGGGCGGGTCGAGGCGGCCGACGCCCAGGCGCAGCGGCTGAACGAAGCGGCGCAAGCGATGAGCGGCATCGTGGAGCTGATCGGCAACATCACCGGCCAGATCAACCTCTTGGCGCTCAATGCGACGATCGAATCGGCGCGCGCCGGCGAGGCCGGACGCGGCTTTGCCGTGGTGGCTTCCGAGGTCAAGAACCTCGCCACCCAGGCCAAGCAGGCGACCGACAAGATCGGCCAGGAGATCAGCAATCTCAACGGCATCTCCGGCGACGTCGTCGGCGCGCTCGACAGCATCAAGAGTGCGATCCAGGGCGTCAGCGAATATGTCACCGCCACCGCCGCCGCAGTCGAGGAGCAGAGCACGGTGACCGGCGAGATGTCGGCCAACATGCAGCGCGCCGCCGCGGAAGCGAAGGCGATCGCGCAGCGCGCGGGCGGCTAG
- a CDS encoding DoxX family protein, whose product MTVIAETAPVSNPARWTGRILSGLVILFLLIDGAIKLVPWPVVTETMDRMGYGSSDALMRGLGAITIVCTVLYAIPPTSILGAILLTGYLGGAIASHVRIDSPLLTHTLFGLYLGLMLWGGLWLRDKNLRSLIPLRR is encoded by the coding sequence ATGACCGTCATCGCCGAGACCGCGCCTGTCTCAAACCCGGCCCGCTGGACGGGCCGCATTCTCTCCGGCCTCGTCATCCTGTTCCTTCTGATCGACGGCGCCATCAAGCTGGTGCCGTGGCCGGTCGTTACCGAAACCATGGACCGAATGGGTTACGGTTCGAGCGACGCGCTGATGCGCGGCCTCGGCGCCATCACCATCGTCTGCACCGTGCTCTACGCTATTCCGCCGACCTCGATCCTAGGGGCGATCCTGCTCACCGGCTATCTCGGCGGCGCGATCGCTTCGCATGTACGGATCGATAGCCCCCTGCTTACGCACACGCTGTTCGGGCTCTATCTCGGCCTGATGCTGTGGGGCGGGCTGTGGCTGCGCGACAAGAACCTGCGCAGCTTGATCCCCCTTCGCCGCTGA
- a CDS encoding metallophosphoesterase, producing the protein MLTRRHFLKSMGGLGALGASTTAYGFSAPVVRLRVERYNISPPQWPEGLELRIAAIADLHACDPWMSLDHIGEIVERTNALKPDIVVMLGDYVAGHRKVTRFIPDAEWAGALAGLKASLGVHAVLGNHDWWEDKEVQRNGQGLPSAGRALEAVGIPVYENDAKKLSKNGHSFWLAGLGDQLAYVPARRFRPLKRIGVDDLGATLAKITDDAPVVLMAHEPDVARRVPSRVALQLSGHTHGGQVRMLGWSPISPSGQQLAYGHIKMNCDVVVSGGLGCSIMPFRLGVPPEIVLVTLGAGRPAVA; encoded by the coding sequence ATGTTAACACGCCGTCATTTCTTGAAGTCCATGGGTGGCCTGGGCGCGCTGGGCGCCTCAACCACCGCCTACGGTTTCAGCGCGCCGGTCGTCCGGCTTCGCGTCGAGCGGTACAATATCTCGCCGCCGCAATGGCCTGAAGGTCTCGAGCTCAGGATCGCCGCCATCGCCGACCTCCACGCCTGCGATCCCTGGATGTCGCTCGATCATATCGGTGAGATCGTCGAACGCACCAATGCGCTCAAGCCTGACATCGTTGTCATGCTCGGCGACTACGTGGCCGGACATCGCAAGGTGACGCGCTTCATTCCCGACGCCGAATGGGCGGGAGCGTTGGCCGGACTGAAGGCGTCGCTCGGTGTGCATGCGGTGCTCGGCAATCACGACTGGTGGGAAGACAAGGAAGTGCAGCGCAACGGGCAGGGGCTGCCGAGCGCGGGCCGTGCGCTGGAAGCGGTCGGTATCCCGGTGTACGAAAACGACGCGAAGAAGCTCAGCAAGAATGGTCACTCGTTCTGGCTCGCCGGTCTCGGTGACCAGCTCGCCTATGTGCCGGCGCGCCGCTTCAGGCCGCTCAAGCGGATCGGCGTCGACGATCTCGGCGCGACGCTGGCGAAGATCACCGACGACGCGCCCGTGGTTCTGATGGCGCATGAGCCTGACGTCGCGCGGCGCGTGCCCTCGCGCGTTGCGCTGCAGCTCTCCGGACACACCCATGGCGGCCAGGTGCGAATGCTGGGCTGGTCGCCGATCTCGCCGTCCGGCCAGCAGCTCGCCTACGGCCACATCAAGATGAACTGCGACGTCGTCGTCTCCGGCGGCCTCGGCTGCAGCATCATGCCGTTCCGCCTTGGGGTGCCCCCGGAAATCGTGCTGGTGACGCTGGGGGCGGGGCGGCCGGCGGTGGCGTAG
- a CDS encoding RNA polymerase sigma factor, whose amino-acid sequence MTDTAWIDAALTSARPQAVGALLRYFRNLDTAEEAFQNACLRALKSWPQNGPPRDPAAWLIMVGRNVAIDDIRRGKKQTALPEDEAISDLDDAEEELAERLDGSHYRDDILRLLFICCHPDLPATQQIALALRIVSGLSVKQIARAFLVSEAAMEQRITRAKARVADANVPFEAPGAAERSERLASVAAMIYLIFNEGYSASGDTAEIRAPLCEEAIRLARLLLRLFQSEPEIMGLTALLLLQHARADARFDADGAVILLDDQDRSKWNKALIAEGLALIDKAMRHRRSGPYQVQAAIAALHARAEKPEDTDWTQIDLLYGALEIMQPSPVVTLNRAVAVSKVKGPEAALDMIEPLAARLSNYFHFFGVRGAFLMQLGRNDEARVAFDRAIALANTSAEAAHIRMHLDRLQRDSQPRGKKAGK is encoded by the coding sequence ATGACCGATACTGCCTGGATCGATGCCGCACTGACTTCGGCTCGCCCCCAGGCGGTCGGCGCGCTGCTGCGCTATTTCCGTAACCTCGATACCGCCGAGGAAGCTTTTCAGAACGCCTGCCTGCGCGCGCTGAAGAGCTGGCCGCAAAACGGCCCGCCGCGCGATCCGGCGGCGTGGCTGATCATGGTCGGGCGCAATGTCGCGATCGACGACATCAGGCGCGGCAAGAAGCAGACGGCGCTGCCCGAGGATGAGGCGATCTCCGACCTCGACGACGCCGAGGAGGAGCTTGCCGAGCGGCTCGACGGCTCGCATTACCGCGACGACATCCTGCGGCTGTTGTTCATCTGTTGCCATCCGGACCTGCCGGCGACGCAGCAGATCGCGCTCGCGCTGCGCATCGTCTCGGGTCTCTCGGTCAAACAGATCGCGCGCGCCTTCCTGGTCTCGGAAGCTGCGATGGAGCAGCGCATCACCCGCGCGAAGGCGCGCGTCGCCGATGCCAACGTGCCGTTCGAAGCGCCGGGCGCAGCGGAGCGCTCCGAGCGCCTCGCTTCCGTCGCCGCCATGATCTACCTGATTTTCAACGAGGGCTACTCGGCCTCTGGCGACACCGCCGAGATTCGCGCGCCCTTGTGCGAAGAGGCCATTCGCCTGGCGCGGCTGCTGCTGCGGCTGTTCCAGAGCGAGCCCGAGATCATGGGGTTGACCGCGCTGTTGCTGCTGCAGCATGCGCGGGCTGATGCGCGGTTCGATGCCGATGGCGCCGTGATCCTGCTCGACGACCAGGACCGTTCGAAATGGAACAAGGCTCTGATCGCCGAGGGGCTGGCGCTGATCGACAAGGCGATGCGCCATCGCCGCAGTGGCCCCTATCAGGTCCAGGCCGCGATCGCCGCCCTGCATGCCCGCGCCGAGAAGCCCGAGGATACCGACTGGACCCAGATCGACCTGCTCTATGGCGCGCTGGAGATCATGCAGCCGTCGCCGGTGGTGACCTTGAACCGTGCGGTCGCGGTGTCCAAGGTGAAAGGGCCGGAAGCCGCGCTCGACATGATCGAGCCCTTAGCGGCGCGGCTGTCGAACTATTTTCATTTCTTCGGCGTGCGCGGCGCCTTCCTGATGCAGCTCGGCCGCAACGACGAGGCCCGCGTGGCCTTCGACCGCGCCATTGCGCTCGCCAACACCTCGGCCGAAGCCGCCCACATCCGCATGCACCTCGACCGCCTGCAGCGCGACAGCCAGCCCCGCGGCAAAAAGGCAGGGAAGTAG
- a CDS encoding SDR family NAD(P)-dependent oxidoreductase yields MPPSPQKVALVTGAARGIGLATAKRFLAEGWQVALLDIEGELLRGAVEGLADPDNTLALHCDVSDGKAVANAVAAVSERFGRLDALVNNAGIAVFAPLLDTSDDDWNRILQVNLTGPFLCTKAATSLMREHGGGAIVNVTSISAVRASTLRSAYGTSKAGLAHLTKQLAVELASLGIRVNAVAPGPVETAMAKQVHTPEIRADYHDAIPLNRYGLEEELAEAIFFLCSDRASYITGQILAVDGGFDAAGIGLPTLRGQRRNG; encoded by the coding sequence ATGCCCCCCTCCCCGCAAAAAGTTGCTCTCGTCACCGGCGCCGCGCGCGGCATCGGGCTTGCGACGGCGAAACGCTTTCTCGCCGAGGGCTGGCAGGTAGCGCTGCTCGACATCGAAGGCGAATTGCTGCGCGGCGCGGTCGAAGGCCTCGCCGACCCCGACAATACGCTGGCGCTGCATTGCGACGTCTCCGACGGCAAGGCGGTGGCGAACGCCGTGGCGGCGGTGAGCGAGCGTTTCGGCCGGCTCGACGCGCTGGTCAACAATGCCGGGATCGCGGTGTTCGCGCCGCTGCTCGACACCTCGGATGACGACTGGAACCGCATCCTGCAGGTCAACCTCACCGGCCCATTCCTGTGCACCAAGGCGGCGACGTCCTTGATGCGCGAACATGGCGGCGGCGCGATCGTCAACGTCACGTCGATCTCGGCAGTGCGCGCCTCCACGCTGCGCTCGGCCTACGGCACCAGCAAGGCGGGGCTCGCGCATCTGACAAAGCAGCTAGCCGTGGAACTCGCTTCACTCGGCATTCGCGTCAACGCCGTAGCGCCCGGCCCGGTCGAGACCGCGATGGCAAAGCAGGTCCACACGCCGGAAATCCGCGCCGACTATCACGACGCCATTCCGCTCAACCGCTATGGCCTCGAAGAGGAACTGGCGGAAGCGATCTTCTTCCTGTGTAGCGATCGCGCAAGCTACATCACCGGGCAGATCCTCGCCGTCGATGGCGGTTTTGATGCTGCCGGCATCGGTCTGCCGACGCTGCGCGGTCAGCGGCGGAACGGGTAG
- a CDS encoding SRPBCC family protein — MLEVITVIAAILAIAVAIVLILAATKPNTLRVQRAISIKAPAERIFPLISDFQQWRNWSPYEEKDPAMKRTYSGAERGKGAVYAWDGDKNVGSGRMEILETLAPSKIVIKLDFFKPFEGHNTAEFTMLPQGDGTHVTWLMHGPANFMSRLIQVFMNLDRMIGRDFEAGLANLKTLTEK; from the coding sequence ATGCTGGAAGTCATTACCGTTATCGCCGCCATATTGGCGATTGCCGTCGCCATCGTGCTCATTCTCGCCGCGACCAAGCCGAATACGTTACGGGTACAGCGCGCGATCAGCATCAAGGCGCCGGCGGAAAGGATATTTCCGCTGATCTCCGACTTTCAGCAGTGGCGGAACTGGTCGCCCTACGAGGAGAAGGACCCGGCGATGAAGCGCACCTATAGCGGTGCGGAGCGCGGCAAGGGTGCCGTCTATGCCTGGGACGGCGACAAGAATGTCGGTTCCGGCCGCATGGAAATTCTCGAAACCCTGGCGCCGTCGAAAATCGTCATCAAGCTCGATTTCTTCAAGCCGTTCGAAGGTCACAACACCGCCGAGTTCACAATGCTGCCGCAGGGCGATGGCACCCATGTCACATGGCTGATGCATGGTCCGGCGAACTTCATGTCCAGGCTGATCCAGGTGTTCATGAACCTGGATCGCATGATCGGCAGGGATTTCGAAGCCGGTCTCGCCAATCTGAAAACGCTCACCGAGAAATGA
- a CDS encoding VOC family protein: MQVNPYLFYNGNCEEALNYYQKVLGAQIEAKMPYGEGPADMPVPADWKTKIMHARITIDGEVLMASDATPGDYHQPQGMSVALQVEDPADAERRFNALAAGGTIRMPFGKTFFSNGFGMCVDKFGIPWMVNCPKEDM; this comes from the coding sequence ATGCAGGTCAATCCCTATCTGTTCTACAACGGTAATTGCGAGGAAGCGCTGAACTATTATCAGAAGGTATTGGGCGCCCAGATAGAAGCGAAGATGCCGTATGGCGAGGGGCCCGCCGACATGCCGGTCCCAGCGGACTGGAAAACCAAGATCATGCATGCCCGCATCACCATCGACGGCGAAGTGCTGATGGCCTCCGACGCGACGCCCGGCGATTACCATCAGCCGCAGGGCATGTCGGTTGCGCTGCAGGTCGAAGATCCCGCCGACGCCGAACGCCGCTTCAATGCGCTCGCCGCGGGCGGCACGATCAGGATGCCGTTCGGCAAGACCTTCTTCTCCAACGGCTTCGGCATGTGCGTCGACAAGTTCGGCATTCCCTGGATGGTGAACTGCCCCAAGGAAGATATGTAG
- a CDS encoding nuclear transport factor 2 family protein, translating to MSRPPLPPFTRETAAQKARMAEDAWNSRDPVRVSLAYTEDSRWRNRAEFFQGREAIVEFLTRKWAKEHDYRLIKDLWAFDQNRIAVRFQYEWHDDAGQWHRSYGNEQWEFDEHGLMRRREASINDIAIKESERRFHWPAPGPRPADVAGLSENPL from the coding sequence ATGTCGCGTCCGCCGCTGCCGCCCTTCACCCGCGAAACCGCAGCCCAGAAGGCGCGCATGGCCGAGGACGCCTGGAATTCGCGCGATCCGGTCCGGGTATCGCTGGCCTATACCGAGGACAGCCGCTGGCGTAACCGCGCCGAATTCTTCCAGGGCCGCGAGGCGATCGTCGAATTCCTCACCCGCAAATGGGCGAAGGAGCATGACTACCGCCTGATCAAGGATCTCTGGGCGTTCGATCAGAACCGCATTGCCGTGCGCTTCCAGTATGAGTGGCACGACGATGCCGGGCAGTGGCATCGCTCCTACGGCAACGAGCAGTGGGAGTTCGACGAACACGGCCTGATGCGGCGGCGCGAGGCCAGCATCAACGATATCGCCATCAAGGAAAGCGAGCGTCGCTTCCATTGGCCGGCCCCGGGTCCGCGCCCGGCGGATGTCGCGGGACTGAGCGAGAACCCGCTATGA
- a CDS encoding glutathione binding-like protein, whose amino-acid sequence MDLYFSPLACSLATRIALYEAGVDANYLEVDPKTKVVQKDGSDFRTVNPLGLVPTLRTDDGTVLTENAAILQYVADRFPGAGISANSAEERSRLHQWLCFIGTELHKALFVPLLDKTAPQDAKTYALNKNMSRLDYLENYLKGREFLLDHFSVADAYLVTIINWTMATPPIELAKWPAVKAYHERLRARPSIAKAVAEEFELYKAELARHKAAA is encoded by the coding sequence ATGGACCTGTATTTCTCGCCGCTCGCCTGCTCGCTGGCGACCCGGATCGCGCTGTATGAAGCCGGCGTCGATGCCAACTATCTCGAAGTCGATCCCAAGACCAAGGTGGTGCAGAAGGACGGCTCGGATTTCCGCACCGTCAACCCGCTCGGGCTGGTGCCGACGCTGCGCACCGACGACGGGACCGTGCTGACGGAGAACGCGGCGATCCTGCAATATGTCGCCGACCGCTTTCCGGGCGCTGGCATCTCGGCCAACTCCGCTGAGGAGCGCAGCCGCCTGCATCAATGGCTGTGCTTCATCGGCACCGAACTGCACAAGGCGCTGTTCGTGCCGCTGCTCGACAAAACGGCGCCGCAGGACGCAAAGACTTATGCACTGAACAAGAATATGTCGCGGCTCGACTATCTCGAGAACTACCTGAAGGGCCGCGAATTCCTGCTCGATCACTTCAGCGTCGCGGATGCCTATCTCGTCACCATCATCAACTGGACGATGGCGACGCCGCCGATCGAACTGGCGAAGTGGCCGGCAGTGAAGGCCTATCACGAGCGGCTGCGCGCCCGCCCGAGCATTGCAAAGGCGGTCGCCGAGGAGTTCGAACTCTACAAGGCCGAGCTGGCGCGGCATAAGGCAGCGGCGTAG
- a CDS encoding TetR/AcrR family transcriptional regulator, translating to MLKRGVERGEVLRALGEVFRAHGYEGASLTLITEATGLGKGSLYHLFPGGKEQMAAEVLAEIDGWFELHIFAPLRTADDPARAIAAMIAGVDQYFHSGDRVCLVGMVALGSARDSFAEAVDGYFARWQTALAQLLRRSGLTNSQAQRRAEDALLTIQGALVLARARGDAKVFRRALSDLTKRLLAPPA from the coding sequence ATGCTGAAAAGAGGTGTCGAACGTGGAGAGGTACTGCGCGCGCTCGGCGAGGTGTTTCGCGCGCATGGCTACGAGGGCGCCTCGCTGACGCTGATCACGGAGGCTACCGGGCTCGGCAAGGGCAGCCTCTATCATCTGTTCCCCGGCGGCAAGGAGCAGATGGCCGCCGAGGTGCTGGCCGAGATCGATGGCTGGTTCGAACTTCATATCTTCGCCCCCTTGCGCACCGCCGACGATCCCGCGCGCGCCATCGCTGCGATGATCGCTGGCGTCGATCAATATTTCCACTCGGGCGATCGCGTCTGCCTGGTCGGCATGGTGGCGCTCGGCTCGGCGCGCGACAGTTTTGCCGAAGCGGTCGATGGCTATTTCGCGCGCTGGCAAACGGCGCTGGCGCAGCTCTTGCGGCGATCCGGGCTCACGAACAGCCAGGCGCAGCGGCGCGCCGAGGATGCGTTGCTCACCATTCAGGGCGCGCTCGTGCTGGCACGGGCGCGGGGCGACGCCAAAGTTTTTCGTCGCGCGTTGAGCGATCTGACGAAGCGGCTGCTGGCGCCGCCGGCGTGA
- the ybgC gene encoding tol-pal system-associated acyl-CoA thioesterase gives MIPSLDGEIRDGRHHMQVRVYYEDTDFSGIVYHANYLRFMERGRTNHLRLMGASQHALFEQAQEETPGFAFVVRSMQLDFLRPARMDDVLDVVTWPVAVKGASITLAQEVRRGEDVLIKAAVRVAFISEGRAKPIPKSLRLLMKADLAPE, from the coding sequence ATGATTCCCTCCCTCGACGGCGAGATCCGCGACGGCCGCCATCACATGCAGGTCCGTGTCTATTACGAGGACACTGATTTTTCCGGCATCGTCTACCACGCCAATTACCTGCGTTTCATGGAGCGCGGCCGCACCAATCATCTGCGGCTGATGGGCGCCTCGCAGCATGCGCTGTTCGAGCAGGCGCAGGAGGAGACACCGGGCTTTGCGTTCGTGGTGCGCTCGATGCAGCTCGACTTCCTGCGGCCGGCGCGGATGGATGACGTCCTCGACGTGGTGACATGGCCAGTTGCTGTGAAGGGCGCTTCCATCACGCTGGCACAGGAGGTGCGGCGAGGTGAGGATGTCCTCATCAAGGCCGCGGTGCGCGTTGCCTTCATCAGCGAGGGACGGGCGAAGCCGATCCCGAAATCGCTGCGGTTGTTGATGAAGGCCGATCTGGCGCCGGAGTAA